DNA from Sorex araneus isolate mSorAra2 chromosome 6, mSorAra2.pri, whole genome shotgun sequence:
TCAAACACATCATATGAAGCCTGGGCCTGCCATCATGTCTCCAAGACTCCCCACCAAGAACCAAAGCTGGAGGAGAGAATGGCACTGTGTGACCATGCTCCTTCTTAATGTCATTGAGGTCACTTAAAAAGACATTTgaggttgtccagttatgcccgcaccatttgttaaagaggctttccttgctccacttcacaattcttgcttccttatcgaagattagatgatcatacatttgaggttgtgtgtagggatatttcacccttttccactggtctgtggctctgcctttgttccaataccatgctgttttaattgtttccGCTTTGTAGTAACAtttaagattggggagggtgatgcctcccatcatctttttcccaagaattgttttagctatccatgggcatttgttcttccatatgaatttccaGATTGCTtgacccatttctttgaagaatgtcatgagtatccttataaggatcgcgttgaatctgtataatgctttagggagtattgccattttgacaatgttgattctccctatccatgagcaggggatatgtttccatttcctcatgtcctcttttatttcatgaagtagagttttatagttttctttgtagaggtcctttacttctttagttaagctgattccaaggtacttgattttctggggcacgattgtgaatgggattttttttttaatttccctttcctctgtctcattgtttgcaaataggaaggccatggtttttgggtattgattttatagcctgcaactttactgtacaggtcaattgcttctaagagtttcttagtagaggttttaggcttttctagttatagtatcatatcatctgtgaataatgagagtttgatttctttttttcctacctggatgcccttaatatctttttcatgcctaacagctattgcaagtacttccagtactatattgaacagcaacggtgagagtgggtatccttgtcttgtccctgaccttagaggaaaggcccctagcttttccccgttgaggataatacttgccataggtttgtggtagatggctttgactatcttgaggaaagctcctccaaaccccattttgatgtgaattttcatcatgaacagatgttggttcttgtcaaatgctctcctgcatctattgatatgatcatatggttttttatttacttttgctgatatgatggattatgttgattgatttccaaatgttaaaccatccttgcattcttgggatgaatcccacttggtcatggtgacATCGACCTGACACTGTGCatgaaaatcagatcaaaatggattaaagaccctaacatcagaccacaatccataagatacatctaggacaaggtcagcaaaaccctccacgttattgaagctaaaggtatcttcaaatatgacatgcaattgaccaaccaagtggaaacagagataaacaaatgggactacattaaactaagaagcttctgcaccacaaaatatacagtgaccaaaataaaaagacaatctacagaatgggaaaggatattcacccaacaccaatccaataaggggttgatatcaagggtttataaagcactggttcaactctacaagaagaaagtatccaaccctatcagaaaatggggtgaagatatgaacagaaaattttccaaggaagagatatgaatggccaaaagacacatgaaaaaattcactgtatcaataatcatcagggagatgcagatcaaaacaactatgagataccacctcacaccacagagactggcacacattcaaaaaaacaaaagcaactgctcttggagaggatgtggggagaaagaagatcttctatactgctggtgggattgccaactggttcagcccctttagaaaacagtatggactctactaaaaatattagaaattgagcttccattttatctagcaatagcacttctgggaatatatcacagaaaaacaaaaaggtaaagTCAAAATGagatctgcacttatatgttcatcgcagcactgttaacaatagccagaatctggaaaaaacccgagtgcatgagaacagataactggttaaagaaactttggtacatctatacaatggaatattgtaCAACTGTTAAAAAAGATatagtcatgaattttgcatataagtggatcaacatggaacgtatcatgctaagtgaaattagtcagaaagagagggacatagaaagattgcactcatccatggaatataaaatatcagagtaggagactaacacccaagaatagcattATATAATACCAGgcggttggctccatggcttggatgctggcctcacatgctagaggaaaggcagctcagatagagaaggaaacaccaagtaaaatgtggttagagatcTGCATGGAAAgggagatgcctgctgaaagtagactagagcctGAACACGATGGCTACTGAGTACCCCTATAGCAAACCAgccacccaaaaagagagagaaaaaaaaaatggaataccctaccacagaggcggggcgggggggggggacgggattagaggttgggagggatactgggttcattggtggtggagaatggacagtggtggatggatgggttctcgaatattgtatgaggaaaacacaaacacgaaaatgtgtagatttgtaactgtaccctcacggtgactcactaattaaaaaaataaattaaaaaaaagacatttgacaTGGACTTTAATGCAGCACTTACTCATTAAATACCACTAGAGGGCCAGGCATAGTTGTAGGCTGTAAAAAATGTGACTTATGTTGGAATGGTCACCTCTACCTTAAACATTTTGCTCAACAATTATTATTTCGAGGCTTTAGAAAACAGATCAACTTTTTCTAATAAAGCAACTATGGAAAGAGAGCCATTTCCCATAAGCCTGATTTGTTTATAAAGATACTATTCATTTTCCTTAGATATTGTTCTGAACTTTACTCTCAAGGATACAATTCTTTCTTACAAATTCAAATATCATGGAACCCgaagttttaaatataaatatttataaattattataaaaaccactatgttttcaaataaaaagcaaattatacTGGCAATGAAGTATCTTTAAGATATTGTTCCAGAGAAATTATACAGATATTGGTATGACAACAAGGAAGTAAAGCAAACAATTTGATGGGATGTATAGTAGAGTTCCATGACCCTGAAAAATCCCAGAAACTTCCTTATCTGAAACTGCAAAGGAAGATAGACTCTTCTGCCTTTATCATAAATCTATCTGCATATTCTCCATTGATTATGCATCCAGGAGGAAATGTCTCTGTGCCTCACAGAATGATTCCCATTTCCTCTAACACTGGTGCATCCAGGAAAATGAGACTGAAAAAATTTTGAGGACAGCCATTTGAAATACTTTCTCCATGCCAGGCTGTGAGTATGCCATGAgtgaggcaaacatcctatctgctggaCTATCTCACTGGCTCCTGAATCTCTGTCTTTTCTTGGTGCACCCAAGAGGCTCCCAGTTTGAGGTTTATGGATGTGCCTTAGGAAGAAAACACCGTTTGGCTTTGGAAATAAGCTCAATAAACTTATCTCTTTTGCATTCTTCCTTTAGGTGGCAAACTGACTCCCGTTGACAGGAACACTTTATAGAGATTCACCTTCATTTTGAATCCTTCTCTGGTCCAGAAGAAGACTCCTCAGAAGGAGTGGAAGTTGGTGAGAAGGAGGCTTATCAAGTTTCCCGTGAACATCTATGGTTTCCTTTTCAAAGACCTGCTGTCCAATGAGACCCCAATGTCCTTGGTATCATGACCCCTCTGGGGATGTCTCCGCATTAGATCTGATTAAAACTCTCTCTCAGTCTGTGCATCTCGACCCCCATGTGGTACACTTTCCTGCTAGTGGTTCTTGTGGATTCTCTCACTGACAATGTGCCTGGAGAGCACAAAAAACAATGGGATTTTAGTCTGTGAGGATTAGAAATATAGGACACTTTGCTTATCTGAGACTCAAACTCTACTTgactcttttaaattttgtggtaTTATGGTAATAAGtcctttaaatttctattttccttacaTATGCTACAGAAGCATATCAACTCATATAATTTACTGATCTCATTTCCAGAAGGAGTGGTTTTTCATGTTTGCATCTAAATTCTATTTCTATGACTATTGATTtgaataacatttaatatttcttttcgtTTGTCAGTTGGAACTTGAGAATCATTTTTCTTCCCATATGAGATTATAGGATATGACAggaaattcagaatttttaagagttgtaataaaatttaatagcacagcggtagggcatttgccttgcacgtggctgacccaggttctattcctctgccactctcagtgtgcctggcaagctactgattgtttctcgcccatatggcagagcctggcaagctaccagtggtgtattcaatatgcaaaaaacattaacaacaagtttcaaaatggaaatgttactggtgtccgcttgagcaaatcaatgagcaatgggatgacagtgacagtgacagtgaataaaactTAGTTGTCAATAATATGATAATGCTTTCAAGAATAttgaataatattcaaaataaactaAGTATGGACAATTCGAAGCAGTTCAATTTCACATTTTTCAATGACTTActtgttaatttaaatttttcacaattgtatttttttccacaagagaaaaaaaagtgcaaaacaTTTCTTCGTCAGCCATGGTGGCAGTGTGGGTTGAGACATTCTGTCACATTTTTGACAGAAGTAAAATTTGACTGAATCAACAAAAAGggtcatttaaaatatgtataaagacATATAAATGTGTATCAATATGTGTAATACATAAAATGTATAAGTATATacacataacatatatatgtgtacacatgtatatattttacgtttattaatatgtataattacatacaaatataaagacctaatcataaaatagaaaactttatctgatttttaatgcacatattttttccctcttcattttgtttctattagttttagcccatgtttccttAACTGTATAGGAATATTTGATATTGATTtggtctgattttttttgtttgttactaTTGTCTTGAGTACTAATTTATACGAATTAGTATTTTGTGAAAGAGAGCAACTCATGGATAAATAGTTAGTCAAATCACATACAGCACACAGAGATGTATAAAACAGATATAACCCTCCCTAAGAAAACGCATTGGAAATTTTTCCTAGAGTTTCACATGCAACTTCTTCCATATTATCCAGATTTACCTCTGATAGTTATATGTGAGAAACACAAACATGTCATGAAAACACTCAAACATTAATGTTAATAGCAAATTTATTCTTTGTCAACACTATACAAATATAGATTTTTACCTATATGCATTTTTGTATATATAGACCATGAAAACAAATGATGGTACAGTTACAATATTCAGCTGTAAAAATTGAGGATGTGGTATCTGAAGGCAATGGTAAAATTTCTGAAAACTATGTCTACATTTTTCAGTACAGGGTGGCCTGGGCCTGGATCGCCTGGACCCTCCCCACCTGACTGTGGTTGGGGCTCAGCTGTTCCGCCAGCCCAGTGCAAGCCGTGCTCTCCCGAGTGCCAGAAATGGGCTCCCCACTTTATTCCACGGAGGCAGCATGCCTGGGACTCCTGGGGGGCACCACTCCTCATCCCCGACCCAGACCAAGACTGAAACATCATTAATAAAGACCTCCCagagcccaaaagaaaaaaaaaaactatgtctACATTTTGATTGAGTTAGGCCACATGAGTATTTCCTGAAATCTGCAGGGTCTCCTGAGGAGGGCTGCCTTGGATTCTATCCTCCTCAGGAACATCCTGCAAAGCTCTCTGCAGAATTTCTTTGAGGCTCCTTCTTTGCTGTCTTTGCTGGTGTCTATAAGAGCCAACAAAGAAGTAAATGATGGGATTGGCACAGCTGTTGACGCAGGCTAATACATTCGTCACTACAATTATATTAAAGCTGACATAGAAAGAAACAGTTGGCATCCAGTATAAGAGAAAATAACTGATTCCCCAGGGCAGTCCACAGAGGAGGAAGACCAGCACTGTGAGCCCAATAGTCACATACAGCCTGGTCAGCTTCCTCTTCTGGGAGCCACACAGCAATCTGGTCAGCAGCACCAGGCTGGACCCGAAAAGAAGCACAAAGGAGAACACCAGCCATGTGACAATGCTGAAATCAATTCGTCTACACAAATCCTCATCATATTTTCCAAACAGTAAACCACAGAACTTAAGTTCTAGAATGGTCAGGAGAAGGGACAGTGCCCAGATGAGGGCACACATGACAGATGACATTTGTTTTGTGTGGTAGTAACGATACCATAATGGTTTTAGGACAGACAGGCAGCGTTCAGTGCTAATGGCAGTGAGAATGCTCAGGCCTGCAATATAGGGAAAGaaaaatgctacagaaaaattTAATATCTCCTCCTTGGAGTATAGTTTGCTATATTTGACCAAAATCAACATGGAGACTACTATGTGGGTGCATAGACAGACAAAGTCAGCTCCTGCTAAGTTGAGGATATAGATGGAGAAAGCATTCCTCTGCATGCGGAAAGCCAGGAGCCAGAACACCACAGAATTTTCTACCAGCCCCGCCAGGGAAATGATAAATTCCACAATGCCTGAGATCAGGAAAGCCATGTCTGGTGGTCTGTCAAAATCCTCCCGATCACTTGTATATTGAGGTGTGCTTTCAGTCACCCAAGGTGTGGCAGTTACATCCATGCTCAGATATGCTCTGCTGGTGTTCCTGGAAACACAAATGGAAAGAATTTTCAGTATGACCATGGATTCTCATGGCCATACAGGTAACTGAGACCAGAGAGAAGCAGCTTAGACAGTTTAAGCAGGCCACACAGCTTCAACATACTATATTTATACTCTGCCTGATAAAAACTCTCTCTGGGTCTTCTAAGAACAGATTCagttaataaaacaaaactggtGACTCAGTGAGGCTGACAGGAGTGCTGAGTAGATAGTCATTTTGGTCATGGGATGACACTGAGATccaggaggtgggtggggtgagTGAGTAAACTATGTAAAGGTATAAAATTAACCCTTAAATGTCATATCTAAGTCACTGACACCATTCAAAACAATTGCAAGAAGAATTAAAATGCTaagtattaaattaaattaaaatgctatCATTTCTATATAGTATCATtgaattactgtcatcccattgctcatcctttgcttgagtgggcaccaataacatctccattgtgagacttgttgttactttttttgacatatcgaatacaccacaggtaccttgccaggctatgctgtgtaggcgagatactctcagtagcttgccagtctctctaagagggatagaggaattgaaccgggtcagccatgtgcaaggtcctacctgctgtgctatcgaccCAGCCCCATttctatataaagaaaatgagagCACAAAGGGTTTGCGTGGTAGGTACCTAATTCCATGCATACAACTGGTATAGTGCTGTCCTGAATATCGAGGTCTGAGTCAGCTACTTTTCCTTTACCAACTCTAGAGAGCCACTTGTAGAATGGAATGGCACCTACTTAAAGAAaagggagagggctggagagatagcacagcgggtagggcgtttgccttgcacacggccgacccaggttcgattcccagcatccctatggtcccccgagcaccgccaggaggaattcctgagcacagagccaggagtaacccctgagcattgccaggtgtgacccaaaaagcaaaaaaaaaaggggggggagagaaaaataCCAGTAACACTTCTACAGATCCAGGAGGAATATATTGATTTGGGGTATTTTTTGCATATCCTGGATTATATAATTTCAAATGTTAAAGATATTttgtaagaaataaagaaaaagtgtttaacatttaaaacaatctttttttgctttttgggacacacctagcgatgcacaggggttactcctgactctgcactcaggaattactcctggcagtgctcaggggaccatatgaaatgctggaaattgaacccgggtcagctacgtgcaaggcaaatgcactacctgcagtgctattgctccagccccttaaaacaatttttaacattccaacatcacacaTGCGCAGAAGtttcacttccctccatcattgttccAGTGTCCCAACCCCTCTATCTTCTTCCTCCCTTATCTCTTCAGTTTAATACATTTTTGTACGAAAgtccagttctcagtttctgttggtCTTGTGCATTTATATTGCCTGACATTATTTTGTTATATGATACAGATTATTCTATATATGCCCTTCTCCTCACTTCCTTCCAatcagatccatccacatagcaagtGATGAATTGAATGTTATTCAAAGCCTCCCAAGAACAATGCTCAAAGGCTCAGGTCCCTTGCTACTAGGaaacacaaaaacacaacatTGCTTTGGAAATAAGCTTGAGAAACTTACCTGCTTTGTCTTCTTCCTTCAAGTAGAAAGCTGACATCTGTTGACAGAAAGAGTTTGTAGAGATTCACCTTTGTTTTGAACTCTTCTCTGCCGTACAGAAGATGCCTTAGAGAGAGGGGAAGTTGATGAGAAGGAGGCTTATCAAATTTACCAGGAGCTCATGTGAGTTCCTGTTCAGAGACCTGCTGTCAAACGAGAGCACAATGTGTTTGGTGTCATGCCCTCTCTGGGGATGTGTCTCAacattatatatgaaaaaaaactcTATTTCAGTCTGTGCATCTTCATCCCTATATGGTATAATGCCTTGCAAGTATTTCTTGTGGATTCTCTCACTGTCAGCCGTGTGCCTGGGCAGCAACAGAAAGCAATATGAGTTGGCTCTGTGAAGATTTATAAGTAGTAATAAAATGCACTTTCCTCATCTGGGACCTATTCTATATCTGGATCCTTTAAATTTTGTGTTATCATGGTAAAAATTCATATAGTTTCTAGTTTTCCTTACAATTAGCTATAGAAATAGATCAACATATATATAATCTTCTAATTATATTTCCAGAGCAGCAGGTTGGTTATCTTTtgtatctaaattatttttctatgattACTGATTCAAAGAACACgtatgtttccttttatttgtcaACTGAACCAGGGAATACTTTTTTTTCACATGTAAGATTTTGGGGTATGAGAGGAAATTCAGAATTTTTCAGGttggaaattaaatttatttgtaaatactATGTCACTAATTTCAAGGAAAACTgaataatatgcaaaataaacCAATTATGGACAACGAGAAATGATACAAAATCACAGTTTGCAATGacttaaatgcaaattaagaTGACTAAGAATTGTATTTTTTACCCCTGAAGAATAAGAGTGCAAAACATTCCTTTGTCAACTGTGGTAACAGTTCAGAATGAGAatacttacatattttttatGAATGTGAAATTGGACAGACTCTCAAAAGTAAGGCTAGTCAAAATATGTGCAATGACATATAAATGTCATACATTTTCCTCCCTTAGTTTCTTATGTAATATTTGATTTACAGTGATGTTTGTGCATGTGCCCGACATAATATAGATGGATTATTTTACACATGTAATTTACACATGTAGTTCACTAcatcactggagcaatagcacagtgggaagggcgtttgcttgcttgtggctgacccaggttcgattcccagcatcccgtattgttccctgagcacgctaggagtaattactgagtgcaaagcttgctaagcatcaccagatgtgacaccaaaagccaaaaatatagataaataaaaataaaaatataataaatctcAATGTCAAAAAGATATCCAACCCAATCTCAAAATAGAAGAGCTGAATTAATTTCTTCAATATTCACTGACAAttttcaagaaaacagaaaatagcactgtttgttagtttgtttttcaaTGAACAGTTCATTTTGTGTTGATGACGTAGTTCTGAGAGTAAGAATAAAGAAGATTCATGATAATCTTCAACTTAGGCTGTAGTATAAAAGTAGCAGTAAATTATAAGGGtgttcaaaaggaaagagagtatcaaattggaatgccctgctacagaggcagggtgtggtggcaggggtgggactggggtgtgtgtgggagggatactgggttcatgggtggtggagaattgacactggtggagggatgggctcttaaacattgcatgagggaaaaacaagcatgaaaatgtgtgaatctgtaactgtaccctcactgtgactcactaattaaaaaataaataaattaaaaataaataaattataagggTATTGGAACAAAACTCCAAACACAGACCAAAGGGTTAAAATTAAGTCTAACAGAAATAAACTTATACACATATGCGACTGACaaacttttgttattttattatatttcattagaCATGATACCATGATGTACACAGTTATTTTTCGCAGAGTTTAGGCATGCAGGGCTTCAAtgcagtcccaccagcagtgctgaCTTCCTCAACTGTTGTTCCCAGGTTTTCTCAAAACCCCAGTCTGTGATTTTGACAGGTACATTTCTAAATTTGATTGTTGGAGTTTTAATTTCACATTATAATATTGTTGGCTCTGAAGTATAAATTCATATCTCCCATTTCAACACTAAAAATGTGCTCAAAGCCCCAAACCTTACTccttttccctcccattcctgtAGACTTACGCCCctcattttctccctttcctGTCCTTGTCATTTCTATATTCAGTAGCCAAGGGTAGAATGGGTATCCCCACTGTAGACCAGGCATTCTCTCTTCCTGGTATTCTTCTATagaccacagataagtgatatcatctggtatttgtcctcctGAAGATTCACTTCCTTTACGTGGTATGCTCCAGTTCTGTCCAAGTTGTGGTAAAATGCATGATTGCTTTATTCCTTTCAGCTTGAGTGTATAAGTTTTTTATGTAATCTATCACACTTtcattattcactcatctgttcttggacacctaGGTTTATTTCACATCGCAGTGTATTATCACCTCTGCCCATGGTAACTCTATATTTACTTCTCTGAAAAATTCCCATACTATTTTCCTTGGGGTTGGAGTAGTTGAATCAGCCATGGATGAGAGTTCATTTTTCAATGACTCCCCACCCACTCTCTATCTACTTCAAAGAAGTAGCTGCTCATTTTCATTCCATAATTTTCTATAGGGCTtttacattattttcaatttttaatgtaTGTGCTTTATACATCTAAAATAGAAAGACTTTATCTGATGTTGTTGTATGCACATGCTTTTTCCTGTTCATTTAGTGCCTAGTACTTTTAGCCCCTATTTCCTTAGCTGTATAGAAATCTTTGAATATGAAAGGTCCCATaggtttagttttgtttctgttgtcttgaGAACTTAATTTATAAGAAATGGGCTGTGCTGCAAAAGAGCAACATATGGAAAACAGGACTACAAAGCACTGAGACCATATAGTAGATGTAACAAATAGATATAGAACTACCACTCTAGAAAGACTTTTGAAATTACTCCTAGAGTTTCACatgcaacttcttttttttaattagtgaatcaccatgaagtacagttacagacttacaaacttttgtgcttacatttcagtcatacagttgtcGAGTGCCTCCATATCAAATTCTTTCATATTAATCAGATTTATCTTCTGGTTGCTTATCTGTGAGAAATACAAACATGTCCTAAAACACTCAAAGATGTATATTAGTAGTAAATTTATTCTGCATGAACACTAGACAAAAATAGCCTTTTTCTATATATACAGACCAGAAAAATAGTGACTCACttatagaatgaaataaaatttagcttTAAAAAGTGAGAAATGCCAGATACCTCAAATGCAATGGCATTGAtgaactttatgaaaaaaatcctACATTGTGATTAAGTTAGGACACATGAGTATTTCCTGATATCTCCAGAGTCTCCTGGGGAGGGCTGCCTTGACTTCCATTCTCTTCAGGAACATCCTGCAAAGCTCTCTGAAGAATTAATTTGAAGCTTCTACTTTCTGTGTTTGCTTCTGCTTATAAGGACCAACAAAGAAGTAAATGACAGGATTGGCAGGACTGTTGACACAGGTTAATATCTCTGCAActagataaaatttaaaactgtacGTAGTATAACTAATTGGCATTAAATCTAACAGGATTCTTCAAGACAGTCCACAGAGGAGGGAGGCCAGCACAGTGAGCCTGATGGTCACTCATAGTCTGGTCAGCTTCTTCTTCTGGGAGCCACAAAGCAATCAGGTCATCAGGACCAGGCTGGATCCAAGGAGAAGCTCAAAGGAGAAAATCTGTCACATGGCAATACTTTATCAATTAACTTCCACAAATGTATTTAGGCTCTCAAAACAGAAAGCCACTTAATTCTAGTCACAGAATGCTCAGGAGCAGGGTCAAGATCAGGGCACACGTGACAGATAACATGTGTTTTGGGTGATGGCAACCATACGAGATTGGTTTTAGAGCatacaggcagtgctcagtgctaatgGCAGTGAGAATGCTCAGACCTGCAACATATTGAAagacaaatattatttaaaaatttttgtaaacAAAGATGGGAGCAATTTTATATCTGTGACAAAACTAACTATGGAGAATACCATGTCAGTGGTTAGACAGACAAAATTGCCTCCTGCCAAGTTGAGGATGTAGATGGAGAAAGCATTCCTCTGCATGAGGAAAGCCAGGTGCCAGAGCACCACAGCATTTCCTGCCAGTCCCACTAGGGAAATGATGAATT
Protein-coding regions in this window:
- the LOC101551826 gene encoding mas-related G-protein coupled receptor member X2-like; translation: MDVTATAWVTESTLQYASDWEDFDRPLDMALLISGIVEFIISLVGLAGNAVVLWHLAFLMQRNAFSIYILNLAGGNFVCLTTDMPGPDDLIALWLPEEEADQTMSDHQAHCAGLPPLWTVLKNPISNQKINLINMKEFDMEALDNCMTEMHLLYGREEFKTKVNLYKLFLSTDVSFLLEGRRQSRNTSRAYLSMDVTATPWVTESTPQYTSDREDFDRPPDMAFLISGIVEFIISLAGLVENSVVFWLLAFRMQRNAFSIYILNLAGADFVCLCTHIVVSMLILVKYSKLYSKEEILNFSVAFFFPYIAGLSILTAISTERCLSVLKPLWYRYYHTKQMSSVMCALIWALSLLLTILELKFCGLLFGKYDEDLCRRIDFSIVTWLVFSFVLLFGSSLVLLTRLLCGSQKRKLTRLYVTIGLTVLVFLLCGLPWGISYFLLYWMPTVSFYVSFNIIVVTNVLACVNSCANPIIYFFVGSYRHQQRQQRRSLKEILQRALQDVPEEDRIQGSPPQETLQISGNTHVA